A region from the Triticum aestivum cultivar Chinese Spring chromosome 3D, IWGSC CS RefSeq v2.1, whole genome shotgun sequence genome encodes:
- the LOC123079128 gene encoding protein SPA1-RELATED 3 yields the protein MEVSRGGAAAAGGAARRGEEEGGEVSLREWLDRPGRVVEAPECLHVFRQVAEAVADAHAQGVAVGSARPSCFVVSPPFSRVAFIESASGSDASGSDASEDADHDAEPPRRGHGAGRGGEERGEKGFPLKSVLAMELNWYTSPEEADDSGGGATFASDVYRLGVLLFELFCSFETLEEKMRAMANLRYRVLPPQLLLKWPKEASFCQLMMHPVPDTRPKMSEVLQSEFLNQSRNSLEEREAALRLREEIEEQELLLDFLLQLQKRKQDIADNLQDTVAFLSSDINEVLHRQSALGQCGNFSIELDKEVSSGTVEDQSDCGSRKRFRPELHAVDMEEHSRSLEECSRTVPSSVVIQESVLSKSSRLMKNFKKLETAYFLARSKLARQVGNPLRSCDQVVKRTTGSAVGTEGSSIDDFALEGHSGRRQGGWMNSFLEGLCRYLSFSQLKVRAELKQCDLLNSSNLVCSVGFDRDNEFFATAGVNKKIKVFEYNMIVNEHRDIHYPVVEMSNKSKLSCISWNSYMKSHIASSDFDGLVQVWDVTRSQVFVEMREHERRVWSVDFSLADPTKLVSGSDDGTVKLWSMNQAGSVGTIRTRANVCSVQFQPDSARSIAIGSADHKIYCYDLRNIRAPYCTLVGHTKTVSYVKYVDASTIVSGSTDNSLKLWDLSTNQARVIDNPVQTFTGHTNTKNFVGLSISDGYIATGSETNEVFVYHKAFPMPVLAYKFNVTDPISGQEIDDQSQFISCVCWRGQSSTLLSANSSGNIKVLEMD from the exons ATGGAGGTGTCCCGTGGCGGTGCTGCCGCGGCCGGCGGAGCGGcgcggaggggggaggaggagggaggagaggtgaGCCTGCGGGAGTGGCTGGACCGGCCGGGCCGGGTCGTGGAGGCGCCCGAGTGCCTGCACGTGTTTCGCCAGGTGGCGGAGGCGGTGGCCGACGCGCACGCGCAGGGCGTGGCCGTCGGCAGCGCGCGCCCGTCCTGCTTCGTCGTGTCCCCGCCCTTCTCCCGCGTCGCCTTCATCGAGTCGGCCTCGGGCTCCGACGCCTCCGGCTCCGACGCCTCCGAGGACGCCGACCACGACGCCGAGCCTCCGCGCCGGGGTCACGGCGCGGGCCGAGGGGGGGAGGAGCGCGGCGAGAAGGGGTTCCCGCTCAAGAGCGTGCTGGCGATGGAGCTCAATTGGTACACTAGCCCCGAGGAGGCtgacgacagcggcggcggcgctacCTTCGCCTCCGACGTGTATAGATTAGGGGTGCTCTTGTTCGAG TTGTTTTGCAGCTTCGAAACGTTGGAGGAGAAGATGCGGGCAATGGCCAATCTGAGGTACCGCGTGTTGCCGCCGCAGTTGCTGCTCAAGTGGCCCAAGGAAGCATCCTTCTGCCAGTTGATGATGCACCCTGTACCGGACACCCGACCCAAGATGAG TGAGGTGCTACAAAGTGAGTTCCTTAATCaatcaaggaatagtttggaagaGCGCGAGGCAGCTCTTCGGTTACGTGAAGAGATAGAAGAACAAGAACTGCTgctggattttcttctccagttGCAGAAAAGAAAGCAGGATATAGCAGACAATTTGCAGGACACCGTCGCCTTTCTCTCTTCTGACATCAATGAGGTACTCCACCGGCAATCAGCCCTCGGTCAGTGTGGAAATTTCTCAATTGAGTTGGATAAAGAGGTGTCCTCTGGAACTGTTGAAGATCAGAGTGACTGTGGATCCAGAAAGCGTTTCAGACCTGAACTGCACGCTGTTGATATGGAGGAACACAGTCGTAGTCTGGAAGAATGTTCTAGAACAGTGCCATCATCTGTGGTGATTCAGGAAAGTGTGTTGTCAAAAAGCTCAAGGTTAATGAAGAATTTCAAAAAACTAGAAACAGCATATTTTCTAGCAAGATCCAAGTTGGCAAGGCAAGTTGGCAATCCACTGAGAAGTTGCGATCAGGTTGTCAAGAGAACTACTGGTTCAGCTGTTGGAACTGAAGGGAGTTCAATAGATGATTTTGCTTTAGAAGGGCATTCTGGTAGAAGACAAGGAGGTTGGATGAACTCTTTTCTTGAAGGATTGTGCAGGTACTTGTCATTCAGCCAGTTGAAAGTTCGGGCGGAACTGAAGCAATGCGATCTGCTGAACTCATCAAATTTAGTATGCTCTGTAGGCTTTGACCGGGATAATGAGTTTTTCGCAACTGCTGGTGTAAATAAGAAGATAAAAGTCTTTGAATATAATATGATCGTAAATGAACACCGTGACATTCACTATCCTGTGGTTGAGATGTCTAATAAATCAAAATTAAGTTGTATTAGCTGGAACAGTTACATGAAGAGCCATATAGCATCTAGTGACTTTGATGGTCTCGTACAG GTTTGGGACGTTACTAGGAGCCAAGTTTTTGTTGAAATGAGGGAGCATGAGAGGCGTGTGTGGTCAGTAGACTTCTCACTTGCAGACCCAACCAAATTGGTTAGTGGGAGCGATGATGGTACTGTGAAGCTGTGGAGCATGAATCAG GCTGGGAGTGTTGGCACTATCAGAACAAGGGCAAATGTCTGCTCAGTGCAATTTCAACCTGATTCAGCTCGCTCCATTGCAATCGGTTCTGCAGATCACAAAATTTACTGCTATGATCTTCGCAACATACGGGCTCCTTATTGTACACTAGTTGGCCACACAAAGACTGTAAGCTATGTCAAGTATGTAGATGCATCAACCATAGTATCTGGTTCCACTGACAACTCATTGAAGCTTTGGGACTTGTCTACAAATCAAGCAAGAGTAATTGACAATCCAGTTCAAACTTTTACAGGGCATACAAATACAAAG AATTTTGTTGGCCTTTCCATTTCTGATGGATACATTGCTACTGGGTCAGAAACAAATGAG GTTTTTGTCTACCACAAAGCATTTCCAATGCCAGTCTTGGCGTATAAGTTCAATGTCACAGACCCAATATCAGGCCAGGAGATCGACGATCAATCACAGTTCATTTCGTGCGTGTGTTGGAGGGGGCAGTCTTCGACACTTCTTTCTGCTAACTCCAGTGGGAACATTAAGGTCTTAGAAATGGACTGA